A region from the Triticum aestivum cultivar Chinese Spring chromosome 3D, IWGSC CS RefSeq v2.1, whole genome shotgun sequence genome encodes:
- the LOC123078870 gene encoding protein PLASTID TRANSCRIPTIONALLY ACTIVE 7 isoform X1, whose amino-acid sequence MAMAMAASFAARHHHGHLAAGLPSTPQSGGRTSRSAATISMKAQKKQSSEPGSGKGGGDGRVSGGRRVWRRRKLTKEDDMLRYKLDRIPFLEEKVRKVRGNGKLVCLDINQLMLSQENRFAFTMEVAEEANAYLEKHRHEYGLKKPILHVLSDRMNEAGFSRPEGYLYPYPIKPGPYFIKEEGN is encoded by the exons ATGGCCATGGCAATGGCCGCTTCCTTCGCCGCCCGCCACCACCACgggcacctcgccgccggcctcccctccaCCCCTCAATCGGGCGGAAGGACTAGCCGCAGCGCTGCCACCATCTCCATGAAGGCTCAG AAAAAGCAGAGCAGTGAGCCTGGAAGTGGGAAGGGGGGCGGGGACGGGCGAGTAAGCGGTGGGCGGCGAGTGTGGCGTCGCCGGAAACTG ACCAAAGAGGATGACATGTTGCGTTACAAGTTGGATCGTATCCCTTTCTTAGAAGAGAAAGTGAGAAAAGTAAGGGGAAATGGGAAGCTTGTGTGCTTGGATATCAACCAGCTCATGTTATCTCAAGAGAACAGATTCGCATTCACAATGGAGGTGGCAGAAGAAGCTAACGCCTATCTTGAGAAGCACAGGCATGAGTATGGATTGAAAAAACCTATACTGCATGTGCTCAGTGACCGTATGAATGAAGCTGGATTTTCTCGGCCAGAGGGTTACCTTTATCCTTATCCTATCAAGCCTGGGCCTTATTTCATAAAAGAAGAAGGGAATTGA
- the LOC123078870 gene encoding protein PLASTID TRANSCRIPTIONALLY ACTIVE 7 isoform X2 — protein sequence MAMAMAASFAARHHHGHLAAGLPSTPQSGGRTSRSAATISMKAQSSEPGSGKGGGDGRVSGGRRVWRRRKLTKEDDMLRYKLDRIPFLEEKVRKVRGNGKLVCLDINQLMLSQENRFAFTMEVAEEANAYLEKHRHEYGLKKPILHVLSDRMNEAGFSRPEGYLYPYPIKPGPYFIKEEGN from the exons ATGGCCATGGCAATGGCCGCTTCCTTCGCCGCCCGCCACCACCACgggcacctcgccgccggcctcccctccaCCCCTCAATCGGGCGGAAGGACTAGCCGCAGCGCTGCCACCATCTCCATGAAGGCTCAG AGCAGTGAGCCTGGAAGTGGGAAGGGGGGCGGGGACGGGCGAGTAAGCGGTGGGCGGCGAGTGTGGCGTCGCCGGAAACTG ACCAAAGAGGATGACATGTTGCGTTACAAGTTGGATCGTATCCCTTTCTTAGAAGAGAAAGTGAGAAAAGTAAGGGGAAATGGGAAGCTTGTGTGCTTGGATATCAACCAGCTCATGTTATCTCAAGAGAACAGATTCGCATTCACAATGGAGGTGGCAGAAGAAGCTAACGCCTATCTTGAGAAGCACAGGCATGAGTATGGATTGAAAAAACCTATACTGCATGTGCTCAGTGACCGTATGAATGAAGCTGGATTTTCTCGGCCAGAGGGTTACCTTTATCCTTATCCTATCAAGCCTGGGCCTTATTTCATAAAAGAAGAAGGGAATTGA